In Dioscorea cayenensis subsp. rotundata cultivar TDr96_F1 unplaced genomic scaffold, TDr96_F1_v2_PseudoChromosome.rev07_lg8_w22 25.fasta BLBR01000103.1, whole genome shotgun sequence, the sequence ttatggatccAAGGACGGGCCTCCACAGGCTCAGCTGCTCACTAGGACTCCATCGCATAGCAGGGTTAGCATTGCTTATAACTTCTCTAGTGATTATATTCTCAGGGAGCAGTATAGGGATCCTTGGAATGAGGTTAGGGTTGGGAAATtgcttgaagatcttgatgctCTTGCTGGAACCATCGCTGTGAAGGTATCATTGTGCATTTCTGTggaaatttgagattttttttttttttaaaactctgtGGCATAATCTCAAATTGCAATGGTTTGATAACTGAATGTTATGAGATATTATATCTCATGATTCATGAAGGCTAATTATCACATTGTCATTTGCTTTTGAAGTAATTGTGCTAATTGTCTTTTTCATTGATGAATCAAAGCAGGAAGGTTGTTCTGCCCTGGATTCAGTATTGTAGATGGTTTGACTAAAATTTGGTTGTAAACGTGTGTCACAAGTGTCAAGTTTTCAAATGATTGAAAAACTTACAAAAGAAAAGTAGATATTAAGATGTTTATACCTTGGAATTGCATTCAAGTGCAATTTATTACTTTCTTATTTACATAGTATGTATCTTTTGGGTGGTTAGCCTCATTTTATAAATGGATAGAAGTTTAGTATAATCCAAGATTCCAAACTCAAACTTTGAGGGtattattttctgtttttaatttttattccttCTTTTGTATTTTGGGTTAGTATGCATTAACCGAAGTAGATAACCTAGGGGCTATCTGTGTAATAAAGTGGATGTTTTGGATAGAAATATTGGATAAACCAGGATAAACTCTTCATGCATGGCTTGTCACCAAACTTGGCTGGCaaaagttaatatattatttgatgtaTTCTAACATTGATATCATTTGCCAGGATTTTTGAAAAGGCTTGAGAGGTGCAATTCAATGATTTGAAGTGCCACTGAACCATCAGTTGGTGTTGAAGTAGCTATAAGACTAGATGGGGCACTATAAAGTGTGTCTATTCAACATTGAATATTAGCGTACTAGGCCATTATGCTCTTTTTTTGCCTGTTTTTAGTGGAACTCTTTTTGTCTATTTTTTGAAGTGATTGACAAATTCATGGTGCCTAACATACTTAATAGAAGAAACATTTGTTTTATACCAATGTCTTAGATATAAAAGAAAGAGTTTGGAAAAATTTTGCACATACTTTCATGAAAATCACCGTCACCAGTCAAATCATTGATATGCTATTATGTTTCTCATTAAAGGTTCTGAAGCTGTTTGTTATTGTTGGGAGTTCTGTCTTTCTTTAACAAGCTCCAATGCATGTTTGTTTAAGAACCTTGTGTGTTAAGTGTCaatatcttgtttttattaccATCTGTTTTCCAGCACTGCTCTGATGATGATAGCACTACAAGGCCCGTCATGTTGGTTACTGCATCTGTAGATAAGATAGTTCTAAAGAAGCCAATTCTTGTCGACAAAGACCTTGAAATATCTGGTGCTGTTGCGTGGGTTGGCCGTTCATCACTGCAAATACAAATGGAAATAACTCAGCTACAAGGTAATCTGGTGTTGTCAATAGGGTATCCTTATCATTGTTAATGCACTCATTCTTCCTCTGCCTTCCAGAGCAATCTATACCATCAGATTCTGTTGTCTTGACGGCAACATTCACATTTGTTGCCCGGGATTCAAAGACTGGAAAATCTGCTCCAGTTAACCGTCTTTTACCAGAAACTGACCATGAAAAGAAGCTATTTGaggaaagagaagaaagagataAACTtaggaaaaggaagagagatgACCAGATGGAGTTGGAGAGGGGAGGGCGTAAACTTCATGATGATGTTGGATGTTTAAAGAGATTGTTGGCTGAGGGTCGAGTCTTCTGCGATTTGCCTGCTTTAGCAGATAGAGATAGCATTCTGATAAGAGATACACGTCTTGAGAATTCTTTGGTTTGCCAACCTCAGCAGAGGAACCCACATGGAAGAATTTTCGGAGGTTTTTTGATGCTCCGAGCATTTGAATTAGCTTTCTCAACTGCATATGCCTTCGTTGGACAAATGCCCTGCTTTCTGGAAGTCGATCATGTTGATTTCCTAAAACCTGTCAGTTGCCTACTCCTTACTGCATCTATCATCCATGCTTCCATAAATGTCTTTTCCGTTTTATATGGAAAATGTGTTGAACTCCTTTATTGAATTTGTCCTGTAATAAGGTTTGTGATGGTTTTCCTACTGCCTGCCTGGTCGCATCTCATCCATGTGTCGGTAGAAAACTGATTTTCTCAAGTTAATCTATGATGTATGTAGGTGAATGTGGGAGATTTCCTTCGATTTAAATCATGTGTGCTGTACACAAAGTTACAAAATCCAGAACGACCTCTGATCAACATCGAAGTTGAAGCTCACGTCACCAGACCGGAGCTTCGAACTAGTGAGGTAAGGCTTTAAACAAAAAGTCTTTTATGCATTAGTCACAAAATAGAGTTCTGTTAATCATTCCAATTTAGTGAATTATGAATGTACAATTGCTTGTGGTTATATTTTGTGACTAGGTGTCAAATACATTCTATTTTACATTTACCGTCAACGGTGATGCATTGAAGAAGGGAGTGAGGATCCGCAATGTGGTACCGGCAACAGTGGAAGAAGCGCATCGTGTACAAGAGCGCATGGAAGCTGAGAAAATTTTTTCATAGGTTCAAGGATAAAGCTATTCGACAATATGGATTCTGTTTGGCCCAAAGAGGTACAAGAAGAAGGAACTTCAATCAGTTGAACTCTTCACTATGTCATTGTTGTAATGCAGCGTTCCACTTTTCGACAAATCTGTAAGAAAAAAGCAAAAGGATATATCTTAAGAAAGTAGTGTAGAAATTAGAGGAGAGAGAAATTAAGTTACACATGGTATTTGTGGTTTACTTTATATTTCAACTTCATATTGCAACAAGTAGTTTGATGTTTTATACCCTTGTAAAACCGAgtaaatcaaatttatgatcCTAGTTTTGAAGCTTGCTAAAGAGGGTTATAAGATACTTTTACAGATTGTGATTCTTGGGATTATATGTTTGTTCATCAATAGTGTTGATTAGCAATGAATTGCCATCTTTTTTTGTATTCACAGTGAATTGTGCATCATTTCTTAAAATCATGCTATTTAATGAGAAATTAGCATCACATATTCAGccgaaatataataaaataaaggataTGCACATATATAAAACTAAGATTTTGCATAAATAgtcaataaattttgttttcatgtaATAGGTGTTCACAAGTACATAACTATTTTGACAGGGATATATAAGCAAAATCCTTGAATTAAATTCAGAGAAAAGACACTCATCTGTTCTGTTGTCCAGATTTCAGATTCAATTCGGGGAAACAAATGCAACTTTCTTTGAACTGATGCATAGATATtgctaaaattaataaattaaagcagatatacatataaaaaaaggcCTATTCCCTCATCTTATTCTGACCTACATTTAGAtatcattctatatatataaatatatgtggcCATAATAAACATCTAAAGAACATTTTACATCAATTTCTACACATACAAGAAGAAGAGTCATCCGGTGTTTTGATAGATGTTCAGCCAGGCTTCCGGCTGATTGTTGATAGCACAAAAATTTGCTGCCTGAGAAATGCTAGTCCAATGAATTCAAGACGACGATGAACTTTCATCATCAGAGCTCTCAGGCCTCAATGCATGAAGCCGGGGAAACAACGGCGGCAGAGTTGGATTCACTGGCACGGGAAGCTGTCGAGCTGAGGTAACAAAGTGGCGATCATTGATCTTCCCGACTTCTTTGCATACCTGATCAAGAACTGTGAGAAAGTCTCTTACCACCATGAAAATTCTGAATGGGTGAGCTTCTTCCTTGGCTGAATTGCCATGGAAATATTCGGTTATTTCCTTGACCAGAGACAGGGCCACACTCTCTTGAGCTTGAACTTTTATGATGTCATCTTCTGCCTTCTTCAAGAACTCACTCATGGCTTTGTCGAATTGATCACTGCTCTCGTTTGTACCTTTGTTGGCCTCATTCAATCTCAAGACCTCACTGATCTTGTTGATTCCAGCAGCAAGTTTGGAGACATAGCTACTGAGCACATCAGAGTCCATTGCAGCTGCCTTCTTCACGTTGCTGAGCTCTCCTCCAAGTCCGGCAACAACTTGGAGGCCAAGCTTTTTGTGCTCGAGGTCATCTTGTAATGTACTTGCCTG encodes:
- the LOC120253485 gene encoding acyl-coenzyme A thioesterase 9, mitochondrial-like isoform X1; translated protein: MEPESPPIPVVSTFSSPFEKSPNPKSSLRKPLSLWPGMYHSPVTDALWEARSSIFERFLYGSKDGPPQAQLLTRTPSHSRVSIAYNFSSDYILREQYRDPWNEVRVGKLLEDLDALAGTIAVKHCSDDDSTTRPVMLVTASVDKIVLKKPILVDKDLEISGAVAWVGRSSLQIQMEITQLQEQSIPSDSVVLTATFTFVARDSKTGKSAPVNRLLPETDHEKKLFEEREERDKLRKRKRDDQMELERGGRKLHDDVGCLKRLLAEGRVFCDLPALADRDSILIRDTRLENSLVCQPQQRNPHGRIFGGFLMLRAFELAFSTAYAFVGQMPCFLEVDHVDFLKPVNVGDFLRFKSCVLYTKLQNPERPLINIEVEAHVTRPELRTSEVSNTFYFTFTVNGDALKKGVRIRNVVPATVEEAHRVQERMEAEKIFS
- the LOC120253485 gene encoding acyl-coenzyme A thioesterase 9, mitochondrial-like isoform X2, which codes for MEPESPPIPVVSTFSSPFEKSPNPKSSLRKPLSLWPGMYHSPVTDALWEARSSIFERFLYGSKDGPPQAQLLTRTPSHSRVSIAYNFSSDYILREQYRDPWNEVRVGKLLEDLDALAGTIAVKHCSDDDSTTRPVMLVTASVDKIVLKKPILVDKDLEISGAVAWVGRSSLQIQMEITQLQEQSIPSDSVVLTATFTFVARDSKTGKSAPVNRLLPETDHEKKLFEEREERDKLRKRKRDDQMELERGGRKLHDDVGCLKRLLAEGRVFCDLPALADRDSILIRDTRLENSLVCQPQQRNPHGRIFGGFLMLRAFELAFSTAYAFVGQMPCFLEVDHVDFLKPVSCLLLTASIIHASINVFSVLYGKCVELLY